DNA from Equus asinus isolate D_3611 breed Donkey chromosome 17, EquAss-T2T_v2, whole genome shotgun sequence:
TGCTGTGCTCACTCACCGGGCAGgggagaagagaacagagagaaatgcCTGGTCTCACCAGCTggccgctgtggcagcccagggcccTGCTGCGGCATATGCTCTTTTTAGAAAAGAGAACGCACAAGCAGGTACGAAACCTCGGGGTCTTGTATCAAAGGCGGGTTGACTGCACCTCTGCCTTTCATGTCATTCGGAAAGGGGTTTCATAAGGTCCCAGAGCCCAGGACAAATCTGTGGACAAATAATAGTgaaatgggggaggagggagagaaagggcagaaagGAGTTCTGAGCTTTGGAAAACCCCATGATGGCCAAGGAGGAAGACAGAACAGAAGGCTAGCGATCCCAGCACCGGCAGCACCTGGGGAGCACAGCTCTCTCCTCTGCCAATTCACAGCATTAACTCCTTCCCCTCCGGCAGATTAGCTGGGCTGCAAACGGGCCACAGAAAGTCAGTAGTTTCAATCATACACAGCACCCTGTGTGTACAACAATCACATTCTGGATTCTACAAAATCCTGGCCTTTTCCAGAGATATAATTTAGGTAATAAATATTCTCCACCCCGGAGCTGTATAAAACTTCTATAAAAATAGAAACGACATTCTTGGTTCCAGCCGGTTGGGATTCAGAACAGCGCCTCCCCAacctagcatttttttctttttttgttttcttttttcttttttatttttattttttgcgtttatttaaaaaatcccatCATGACCCTGGAAGCCTTTGGAACAGTTTTATCCTTGAAACACAGGACACATTTCTCCCAGTGCGCGGAATTCAAGTTTACGTGGTTCAGCTTAAGAAGTATGTTTCACGTTTCTTAGAGGACAACAGACCCAAATTATCACTATGAGAAGGGAACAGCTGTCCCAGCTTCAATGGGATAATCCAACACCACCAACTACCTGTACAACAGCAAGACGGTCAATCCCTGTCTGTCACCCAAATGGACAGCATGACAAGGAGAGAGCCCCCATCCGACTTAATAGCAAACCAACCCCTTCAAATCTCCTCTCTGCTGCGAGGGGTCAGGACTGATGTTTGTGAGGTTTAAGATCCCAAGGACCCAGTCCCTGGCCTTGGCTGAGAGTCACATCCTAACAGGGCTTCCTCTGCCCAGGTGCACATTCTCAACAGCATGTCCCTTCTGGCTCTCCACCCCCACAGTGTTTCTTGGAGCAGAGGCAGAGCCCAGACTGTGTGGGTCACAGGCAAGAGCTGGAGTGGGACCTGTGCAAGGCAGCAGGCAGCTCACTGTAAGCACGAGGACAAAAATGAACACGGTAATACTGAGGTAAATGAACACTAAATCCATGTGGAGGCTGTAAACGTCCTGCTGTCTCCTCTGTTCCCAAGAGCAGATGGGCTGGAGTGGCTAGAAGAGGGGCCTGCCTCGGTGGGAATACCATGTCTGGGACCCCTCAACCAAGGAGGCAAGCATGGATTTCTCAATCCTTCTAAGtaccaagtgccaggcactggcaaATGCAGCACTCTGGCTTGAAGGGAACTTCTGGTTCAGGTACACCACGAAGCAGGCTCCTGCTCCTCCAACTCGATGGCTTTTGATCACTTTGCTCAGGAGGTGCCCCCTTCAGCTACACACTATAAGCCCTTCTTAGATCTACCCTCATGAGAAAACTGTGGCCTGGGATGGAAGGGACATTCCCTGCTGTGGTCAACTACAAGGAAGGAAACCGAGCAGTGCCTTCCCTAGAGGCCTTCTTTAAAGGGACCTGTTAGAAAGGGGCCATGGTCTAATCATTCGgtgttgaaataaaataaaaatgacctcTTTGACCAGCTGCTGCTTCCTAAAAGCCACCAGCCAGGCAGTGCCAATCCAACACCAATGGCTGGCTGGGAAAGCTGGGAAAGGGTGATGTCTCCCCCTTGCTTTTTGCAAATATCAGGCTTATTTAACAGGTGCTTTATTTCCAGAGAATTATTAGCCCCTTCTTGGGAAAGAGGGGCAGAAATCTTGGACAAGAATCTGGAAAATAGGTGGCAAGAACTCAGTATTTCCAGAGACTGGAGCCGCAGAGGAGCTTCAGCCTTCAggtcccagggctgctggggtcAAGCCACTCTCACTCTTCTCCAAAGCCACCTCCACCCGTGCCGCCCCCACAGCTCCTGGACGTCAGTTCTCATCTCACCCACTCTAACATGCGAGAGATTCTGGGGGTCCGTTTTTGGTTTCACTCAGTCCTCTCTGTTGGGGTAGTTCGGGGcaagttctgatttttttaaatgtttctgcattcccctcctcccccagggtgGTTTGATGTTGGTCCTTCTCAACACACACTGGTTACAAACACAGCaaactttaaataaagaaaaaaactcaggATATGGCACCTAAACTCCAAAGTAAAACACTGGAAACCAAAGCACAAACTCGTCCTCTGTACGAAGCGCAACTCCCACAGAAGGCAGTAGCCGGGTCTTCAGGGCAAGCTGTGCCTGCGAGAGTGGCAGGGATCAGGGTCCAGGGCTGTCAACACACAGCCTTAGGGCTTCGAAACATTAAGGGTGCTCCTCCCTCACTTACCAGAAGACCCTCTCACTCCAGTCTCAGAGGGGAGCACGCTCAGTAGGGCTTGCTGTCATTCTTCGAACGTTTGAGCTGCACTTTAAGCCGCTTCATGCCAATCTGAAAGCCGTTCATGGACTGGATGGCAGCTTGAGCCGAAACAGGATTGTCGTAACTTACAAAACCTGTGTGTCCAAGCAGACACCGAGGTGAGCCACGTGACAAGGCAAAGAGAGTCTCAGTCCTCCTTATGCAAGAGCTACCTTATGGGCTTAGCCTCAAATCCCAGTTTTTCTCAGCAGGACAAGAATTCTGGAAATTCTATCACATGAAATAAATTAAGTTCCTAACAGTATCACTTGACATCTGCATGGTACTTTAAAGTTTTCTGGCCAAGCCATTTTCCATACGTTATTTTTACCTCTGGAACGACACCGTGGGTAGACATTGTCATTCCTACTACAGAAATGAAAACGCTGAGGCTCCCAAAGAGGTCACGTAATCTGCCCAAGGCTGACTTAAAAAATTACCCAAACTCAAACCCAGTTCTTTCTATcagccccttctcctcctttcttagTGGTAAAAATACTTCAATCCCCGACACCAGAAGAGAAGCCAACATACCAAAACACTTGCTCAGGTTTGTCTGCTTGTCTATAAAAACCTTGGCAGACACGACATTCCCAAAGGGCATAAACATCTGCAGCAGGTCCTGATCTCCAAACTCCTGGGGCAGGTGGTAGATGAACAGGTTGGCTCCCTCTGGACCTTCAAAATATCCATCGATTGAAATAGTATCAGTGTCAAGCACACTAACCTGCCCCACGCCCCACCCCACCAATGGTCTCTCATTTCCACCTGTGTTAAAACTGTCAGCATCCCAACAAAGAGATTCGCCAAACACAAATATAAAGCAGGGATGTGAAGGGCAATCACTGAAAGCGATTCCTTCCCTCCTATTTAGCCATGCTCCATCTCACGGAGGGATGTTAGAATTTGACCTTGTGGGAGAAGGGTGTGATGGGACAATAAATTCTGGGGAagacctgggggctggcctggtggcactgtgggaagttcacgtgctccactttggcggcccagcttcagttcccaggcacagacctatatcaCCCGTCTCTCAGTGGCTacgctgtggcggcagctcacataaaaaacaggaagactggcagtggatgttagttcagggcgaaccttcctcagaaaaaaagtaaaataaaatgaaaattgtgcCTGGAAAACTATAGGGACAGCAAAGAGATTGgcagttgccagaggcaggaagtGCGGGCAGGGAATGACTAGAAAGGGACATGAGGGAATTTCTGAAAGTGATGGAAATGCTCCACATCTCTGACGGTGGTTACATGACTGAAGAGCTATATTCCAAAAGGGTGAATTTCACCATATGTAAACTGTGCCTcagtaaaaagaaattatattaaaaagtgtGCTTACGATTAACACTGAGCTCAAAAAAGGAACATGCTTTCCTCTTCCAACCACTTACACTCAATTTTCTAACCAAAGAATAGTTTTATTACAATTGCAGTCTAGCCAttctccagccaccctggcctcccTGCTGTTGTCAAACACCTTACAGAACACtgctgcctcagggtctttgcacttgctggtccTCTGCCCCATTACTCTTCTTCCTCTAGATAAATGCATGGATTGCTTCcttacttccttcaggtctctgctgaaACGTCAACTTAGACCTTCTCTGACCATTCCATATAAAACGCTGTCCCTCTGGCATTCCCTGTCCCTCTTTCTGGGATCATTCTTCAGAGCATTATTTAGAACACCTCATGCTTTGACTGGTTTCTTGTCTGTCTCCATAGTTCCATCAGTTCCCCCACTACTACATCCTGGGGGACATAAGCGTCTGATTCAGACCAGGTGAGGATGCAAGAGACGGGGACTCCTTGCTGCCACGGCAAGAGGAGACATTCATCTCTTCCCTACACTAGTGCTTAAAGCTTGCCAGCTCCTGGTTACAAAAACCCAGTCAAACATGAGCACAGAGGTGTCAGCCGGACTTTCTATTCGTACAAACCACCTTCAGGCCTCCTTCTGCCCAGAAAGCCTCTCCTGAATTGAATACCATTTATGTCAAAGCACATACTTCCCACTCCATCAACCCAGGGGCCATAACTCTTTCTATCCCATCAGCCTTCAGTTTGTCCTTGATTAGGAAAAGCAGATCGGAAAGTGAGAAAAATGCCAAATGATGTGGCTAAAAGGGACACCGAGACGGAAGATATCCTCTGACAGATGCATAACCCATGGAGAAGACCGCCTCACAAAAGCAGAGGCCAAATGGTGTCAGACACAATAAGGTCAGTGTGCTTCGTCTAAAAACTGCAGCCCCATCCCAGGAGGGTGTACAGAGGTTCTGATCGGGGCCACATCCAGAAAACATGGCAAAAGCAGATCACTTTACAGGGTTTCTCAGTCTACCCTTGACAGCGCCAAAGAAAAGTGTTGGTCTGACCCACCTAAATGGTTCTCCTGGCCCTTGCCCTGCCTTTCAGCTATGGGGCAAAGAGAGTAGCACCCCATCCTCACTCCGCTCTCCCTTTGCACTCACCTTCCTTCTGGCTTCCAGCAGCACCAATACTCTGCTGTGTCAACAGATTCTGGTTGTACAGAGTGGGGAGTGCCGCCGCAGCATATTGCTGGATCCCAGAGTAGGCCTGCGTGAGGGCCTCCATGGTGCTCCCAGTGCCGTTGGAAAGGCCACTGCTGCCCAGGCCACCATTTAAAGCAGCCATCCCTTGGTTGGGGCAAAGAGCAGGATTAACAGATTGGAAAGAGTCAATCGATTCCAAAGACAAACTCCGAAGTTCTCCCTTTCATCTCCctctcagcttctccctgagCCCAGGAAAATCACCAGGCCTTGCTGCTAACAGGAACATTAAAAAACCGCCACCCCCAGGTGTGGCTCTCCCCATCACCTTCTTCCAACTTGCGCAAGCACTGATACCACTTACACATGGCTTGCCTCATTTCCTCTTTGGCTTTTCTGCCACTTTCTCACACAAAGCTAGAATGTGGTAAAAGAAGAGTCCTGGGATTGGGGACTAAAAGAGGTGCACGTGGTCTATGACAAGACGTGGGTAAATCCTATCATCAAAATAGCAGCTAACTTTTTATACTGTACTAAGCAAGGTGCTCAGCACTTTACCTATGTTCTCATGTAACTCCTTAAGAACCCTCAAAGTACTctattcccacttcacagatgaggaaatgaccTTAGAAAGGTGGGTCAAAGTTACAGCTAGTTAATGGGCAGAGATGGCATTTAACTCAGGTCTGACTCAAAATCCCACGGTTATTTCTCACTTCACTGGGCTACCCCAATCACTCTAACAGTGCCCCTACCAGGGTTGCTTAAAATGTGCTTCCTGCACAAAGAATGGCCTGATGACATCCAGGGCTGCCCCTCACCTGCCAAAGAGCTGACATTGAGACCTGCTGTTGCTCCAGCTAATGTCTGCAGGGCTCCAAGAGAGGCGATGGGGTtcacagagctgctgctgctggagctTGGTGAGGACCCTGCTATCAGAAATCCACGAGTTAAACTCAAGCCAACACTTGCCTTCTCACGTCAACAGGAGCCAAAGCACAAGAGTGACACTACTCAAGTACTCTCCTTGTAAAGATTTTCAGTTAGTGATTCTGATAACTGTCCCTCCAGGACATGGAGTCAAATGATGGTTGCAACAAACTAAAAACTATGAGATTTCTCTTAAATCAGAAGATGGCATTTGAAGAGGTATTGTTCATAATCTGATCCCTTTGGAAATAGATGTTAACTACTCTCCAGAATGACATACCCCTCTCTTGGGATTCTGACCAAGGCACAAGGGCACACTGGCCCTGTTACAGGCTTACCTGAACTGGTGAGTACGCTGAGGGGACTGCTGGATGTAGTGAGAGCATTGGTACCACTTGGTGTGTTCTGAGCTGCGCTAGCTGCAGCAGCTAGTGCAGCCAAATTCTGTAACTGCATTGCATTTAACCCTGTAACATCCAAAGCGAGAGATCAGCCAGGAGATAAGGGTGCCTCGCATCCACTCCAGCAATGACAGCACACACGGCAGAAGGCAGGTCCTAAAGAGGAACTGTTCTAGATAAGCCTTACAAGTATCACTACAAGGCTCCAAAGAGATTCAGATATCACTCAGCTCATCAAGAAACTTGATACCACTTCCTCAGAGAAGAGATATCTAATCCAACAGCACGCCACCCCAAGTGAGCATTAATAAAGGGATGGGCAATTAGGAAACGAGGAAAAAGGGGTAGGTCTGTGGTCTACCATGGGGCCAGGTGTCCAAAAGAATGACAAGGCCAAAACCTGTGGCACAGAATGGGGACTGCAACCAAGCCCCCACTCATACTTTCCAGGGGATTTTCTCCTTGCAATGACATGAACAAGAAGAAAATGTAGCAGAGGTCCAGAAGGCCAAGGGAGGAACAACAGGGGAGAACACACGTGAGAACAGCAatacaagaaagaataaagaaaaaaccaCCACTTGAATAGCAAGCAAATAatcatcacaagagaaaaaacaggaaaagactTCTAAGCAGAACAGAACCTAGGCAACACAGCTAAAAGGAGAGCAAGAAATTTAGACAGCACTGACGTGTTGCAAACCATTCACCAGATGATGGAAAGGCagactgggggcggggggggtgttAACGAGAATAAAAAACTACAACACAGACAAACAATCTAGCAACTTTCCAAAACCATAGCAAACTCTAAGTCCCTGGGACAAATGGAACCACTATCAAACGTTTTCAAACAGCAAAACGTAGTTCCCCTATGACTACCCGTCTCTCAAATGCACTTGCCTAGCCTCACTGCGCTGCGGAAGGGCGGGGCAGACAGCCCTGCGAGTGCCCACCTCCCTACCTCATAACTTTTCTCATGGTCACTGCTTCACGTTTGCCTGCGGAGCCCCATTTTGTTATAATCTCAGGTATCTGTCAATTAAGTTTCCCAGgtatattaacaataataaaaggTAATTCACCCAAGAAATAACACATATAATAGACAGAGGTAAACTAACTGCCTGGGTTCTAGTGGCTTCAGGGTAAGTCATTTGCACAGAAGCCATCTTAGGATTTTCTTCACAGAGTCACTGGAAAAGTCACCTTATTGTGGAAGTAAAGAGTTCATGAAATTGTCTCCTTATCAAAATGGCCTAAGAAAGTCCGCAGATGCTAAAAGCTCTTTTCCATCCTCTTCCtcaacagagacacacaggggtGGGAAGCAGCAGACAACCCCAGAGCAATCTGGCATCAACAACTAATAGGGCTACTTTCTAGAGGCAAGGCAGTTGAGCCTGGGATGTTCACCTTATGTCACGCTTATgtaatgaatggaaaaaaattttttttctgcacaAATGGTGCAAAACTCTCAGCCTGTTATCAGCTGGGTCTGTTGGCTcagttgctgctgctcctccgCAGCAGTGAGACACTTACCTCCCATTGGGTGGAGGCTGCTCAGGGTGTTGAGGTTCCCAGAGGAGGCAGTCTGCTGAAGGAGCTGCAAATAAAGCTAGACATTACACCAAAAAACAGAACAAGAGTGAGAGTGAGGGCTGGTTCTGCATCTGGGATAACTCTACAGCACAGCAAAGCGAGAGTGCAGAGGCCCCCAGAGAGAAGAAAGTTGAAGACAAGAACCCAAGCCAACACAAGAGAAACAGGAAGCTTATGACAGCACAGGACAATACAACACAGCTAAGGCCCTAGCCCTAGCTATGTTTGTTCAGTACTGAGCCAAGCTCAAGTCTGGGCAACAGAATACAGCACAGCACAAGACAAAAGGAGAGCAGGGAACTAAGCTCAACCCAAGCAGCTATGCAGGCCACTGTGATGAGTGTCTGCATGTGCATGACTGCCTTTCTGGTTCCTCTCTCTCAAGTTCTCCTTAGGCAGGTCCACACATCTTATTCTGCAGATTGTTTCCACCTGGATACCCAATTTCTACTCCACACAACTATTTTAACTATCAAATCTGACCATTTCAGGGTATTTCTTGGAGTCATCCTTTATTGGCCACAACGGACCGATGACTAGATCAGTGTCTGATGCTACACATCCAGCCAGCCCCATTTATCTCATCCCCTCCACAGTGGTCTTCACTGTAGCAGATGACCAAATGATTGATGGATCAGTCCATATCAGTTTAGTGTACATTCTTCTTCAATAGCTGTCCCACAGAATAAAACAAGACGACCTGTCCACAAGCTTATGGATCTCCATGACCTTACTCTGTATCTTAGCAAACCGCAGCCTTCATCTAAACCAACCTGCTGAAAACCCTTGCTCCATTCAAACCCAAGCACTGTTCTTTAGGGCTAAGTAGTTTTCTTGTTTCTGGATCCTCTATTCAGCCTGCTGCCCATTCCCATAAACATCCGGCCTGGTTCCTCTGTCCTGATGAATCCCCTTAGTCCATATGGATTTCAGGAGGTCCGCAAACCTCCAGAAGTAGAATGAAAAACGCACATACCCACAATTTTTACCAGCTTCTCAAAGGGGTCCACAACCCCACAAAGATTAAGAACCACTACTCTAGCACAAGAGATCAGGTTCAAGTCCACACATTTCAGAAAGAACTTCA
Protein-coding regions in this window:
- the CELF1 gene encoding CUGBP Elav-like family member 1 isoform X14, yielding MNGTLDHPDQPDLDAIKMFVGQVPRTWSEKDLRELFEQYGAVYEINVLRDRSQNPPQSKGCCFVTFYTRKAALEAQNALHNMKVLPGMHHPIQMKPADSEKNNVEDRKLFIGMISKKCTENDIRVMFSSFGQIEECRILRGPDGLSRGCAFVTFTTRAMAQTAIKAMHQAQTMEGCSSPMVVKFADTQKDKEQKRMAQQLQQQMQQISAASVWGNLAGLNTLGPQYLALYLQLLQQTASSGNLNTLSSLHPMGGLNAMQLQNLAALAAAASAAQNTPSGTNALTTSSSPLSVLTSSGSSPSSSSSSSVNPIASLGALQTLAGATAGLNVSSLAGMAALNGGLGSSGLSNGTGSTMEALTQAYSGIQQYAAAALPTLYNQNLLTQQSIGAAGSQKEGPEGANLFIYHLPQEFGDQDLLQMFMPFGNVVSAKVFIDKQTNLSKCFGFVSYDNPVSAQAAIQSMNGFQIGMKRLKVQLKRSKNDSKPY